In Panthera tigris isolate Pti1 chromosome C1, P.tigris_Pti1_mat1.1, whole genome shotgun sequence, the following proteins share a genomic window:
- the LOC102960864 gene encoding thioredoxin-interacting protein codes for MVMFKKIKSFEVVFNDPEKVYGSGEKVAGRVVVEVCEVTRVKAVRILACGVAKVLWMQGSQQCKQTSEYLRYEDTLLLEDEPTGENEMVIMRPGNKYEYKFGFELPQGPLGTSFKGKYGCVDYWVKAFLDRPSQPTQETKKIFEVMDLVDVNTPDLMAPVSAKKEKKVSCMFIPDGRVSVSARIDRKGFCEGDEISIHADFENTCSRIVVPKAAIVARHTYLANGQTKVLTQKLSSVRGNHIISGTCASWRGKSLRVQKIRPSILGCNILRVEYSLLIYVSVPGSKKVILDLPLVIGSRSGLSSRTSSMASRTSSEMSWVDLNIPDTPEAPPCYMDIIPEDHRLESPTTPLLDDTDSPQDSPIFMYAPEFQFMPPPTYTEVDPCILNNNVQ; via the exons ATGGTGATGTTCAAGAAGATCAAATCTTTTGAGGTGGTCTTTAACGACCCTGAAAAGGTGTACGGCAGTGGGGAGAAGGTGGCTGGCCGGGTGGTAGTGGAGGTTTGTGAAGTCACTCGAGTCAAAGCTGTCAGGATCCTGGCTTGCGGAGTGGCGAAGGTCCTGTGGATGCAGGGATCCCAGCAGTGCAAACAGACCTCCGAGTACTTGCGCTACGAAGACACGCTTCTCTTGGAAGACGAGCCCACAG gtGAGAATGAGATGGTGATCATGAGACCTGGAAACAAATACGAGTACAAGTTCGGCTTTGAGCTTCCTCAGGG GCCTTTGGGAACATCCTTCAAAGGAAAGTATGGGTGTGTAGACTACTGGGTGAAGGCTTTTCTTGATCGCCCCAGCCAGCCCACTCAAGAGACCAAGAAAATTTTCGAAGTGATGGATCTAGTGGATGTCAATACTCCTGATTTAATG gcTCCTGTGTCTgctaaaaaggagaagaaagtttCCTGCATGTTCATTCCTGATGGGCGAGTGTCTGTCTCTGCCCGAATTGACAGAAAAGGATTCTGTGAAG GTGATGAGATTTCTATCCATGCTGACTTTGAGAATACATGTTCCCGCATCGTGGTCCCCAAAGCTGCCATAGTAGCCCGCCACACTTACCTTGCCAATGGCCAAACCAAAGTGTTGACGCAGAAGCTGTCATCGGTCAGAGGCAATCATATCATCTCAGGAACCTGTGCATCGTGGCGTGGCAAGAGCCTTCGGGTGCAGAAGATTAGGCCTTCTATCCTGGGCTGCAACATCCTTCGAGTTGAATACTCCTTACTG ATCTATGTCAGCGTCCCCGGCTCCAAGAAAGTCATCCTTGATCTGCCCCTCGTAATTGGTAGCCGGTCAGGTCTGAGCAGCCGGACATCCAGCATGGCCAGCCGAACCAGCTCTGAGATGAGTTGGGTAGATCTAAACATCCCCGATACCCCAGAAG ctcctccTTGCTATATGGATATCATTCCTGAAGATCACCGATTGGAGAGCCCCACCACTCCTCTGCTAGATGACACAGACAGTCCTCAAGACAGCCCTATTTTTATGTACGCTCCCGAATTCCAGTTCATGCCACCACCTACCTACACAGAG GTGGATCCCTGCATTCTCAACAACAATGTGCAGTGA